A single region of the Sorghum bicolor cultivar BTx623 chromosome 9, Sorghum_bicolor_NCBIv3, whole genome shotgun sequence genome encodes:
- the LOC8067350 gene encoding uncharacterized protein LOC8067350, which translates to MPRLALWPRCREVDVAMALAGPAHPAAPTALSRGPLPPRCCPTVQNLNSSGETTKKVGLQQQSLEEEEEEEERGEEAEAEAEAMLRGGGSRAPAKPRRPHSHSHSRHRAPSPPTPSRRASGAVASASPAESKEPAALEAPVVSSVEETSFTFEFKRGFKRAKKAMPLPVDAPRGEDNSREGLSSKSNAVPVKKDAPKQVEFTHCSPGIVARLMGLDTVPRPKKPLDRCQSDTRANLQRHLSGVVRDVDSASSGDQTCNLSSDELPALKDVFEVTEMENMAMHEQLQPGNQEPYLTNIEADLEFVRQKFLDAKRLATGEGNMNSKEFSEALEVLHSKRDVFLEILQENRTAVSGFSGQILSHSGLQCSSHTSNAAAAQSFEEEIPCGMEGVCDGMHDIPKEFEKPIPSVPLRETSVAPVAPLAPNEGKSKGSCHRSQIVVLKPNLQRKSFTPVLSSQEAPQYKQRSGTQHSKPPHHSKQFSLPRNNEVLEGERGSALQKVRKQTPKSSSRRRLSQEEYNLEVDTEKAKVSSNSHDDTMPFYSSIHSAGPSVSRKARKHLSERWQMACQSGSENSIPKGIKTLGEMLGLSDRDAPRETSHRGGSDPNFNPYNVREVPGSPLGISSKDGWKTGIYCEDDSRAGTSRNFPRSKSLPSSSTTSAKLSGRRQSAPTRRLPILKDILNSPTDESENAHIRKRSPIRNAKQKNGKSTVYLGKENMLPEKEIHVTSEKARHSICISDLSRASNIHTEKCPDDAIRTEDQEESDSALQHDYKEKTQGFMGCTYQTLATSSPETKEVLSIQNQDNIELKEEREPSVEIEVDQVDTRATESASIASAESCDCSSPTALSQHSSGEETYCGIFKSINVGIQELREQLKMLKMEDQDDICEDYSGTLSSDEFDNVNISIYRSMEEQLSMFKDEEDRDFSYVQDMLASVCDLPDHPEDWQVSSDVFLCLENKYSKLVLWLKSDRKLLFDFVNSILADMIIPDNALHSKIMMKCLPEIDRGQLAENVWQMVQKRSNNGHFFLEDVQPLPLDYRSEVELVGMNIARIIHDDIIRDCIVEFMSQENFNYLVTN; encoded by the exons ATGCCCCGCCTCGCCCTGTGGCCCAGGTGCAGGGAGGTGGACGTGGCGATGGCCCTCGCGGGGCCCGCGCATCCCGCGGCGCCCACCGCACTTTCACGTGGGCCCCTACCGCCCCGGTGCTGCCCCACAGTTCAAAATCTGAATTCGTCAGGGGAGACGACGAAGAAGGTCGGTCTCCAGCAGCAGagcctggaggaggaggaggaggaggaggagagaggagaagaagcggaggcggaggcggaagcGATGCTGCGCGGCGGCGGATCGCGAGCCCCGGCGAAGCCACGGCGCCCCCACTCCCACTCCCACTCCCGCCACCGGGCGCCGTCCCCGCCCACCCCGTCGCGCCGAG CGAGCGGGGCTGTTGCTTCGGCTTCCCCCGCGGAGTCGAAGGAACCGGCGGCGTTGGAGGCTCCGGTGGTGTCTTCCGTCGAAGAGACATCG TTCACATTTGAGTTCAAGCGGGGGTTCAAAAGGGCAAAGAAAGCAATGCCGCTGCCGGTGGATGCGCCGAGAGGTGAAGACAATTCAAGAGAG GGCCTCTCCAGCAAGTCAAACGCTGTCCCTGTGAAGAAAGACGCGCCGAAGCAGGTGGAGTTCACCCATTGCTCGCCTGGTATTGTTGCCAGGCTGATGGGCCTCGACACCGTGCCTCGTCCCAAGAAGCCTCTTGACCGGTGCCAGAGTGACACCCGGGCTAACCTGCAGCGACACTTGTCTGGAGTTGTTCGAGATGTGGACAGCGCTTCGTCTGGGGATCAGACATGTAACCTGAGTTCTGATGAGCTGCCAGCACTGAAGGATGTTTTTGAGGTAACAGAGATGGAGAACATGGCGATGCATGAGCAGCTGCAGCCTGGAAATCAGGAGCCGTATCTGACAAACATTGAGGCTGATCTGGAATTTGTCAGGCAAAAGTTCTTAGATGCCAAGCGCCTTGCCACCGGTGAAGGGAATATGAATTCTAAGGAGTTCAGTGAAGCACTTGAGGTACTCCACTCCAAAAGGGATGTTttccttgaaatccttcaggAGAACAGGACTGCAGTGTCAGGATTCTCAGGACAAATCCTTAGCCACAGTGGGTTGCAGTGCTCCTCTCATACAAGCAATGCTGCTGCTGCACAATCATTTGAGGAAGAAATCCCTTGTGGCATGGAAGGTGTGTGTGACGGGATGCATGACATACCAAAGGAGTTTGAGAAACCCATTCCTAGCGTTCCGCTCAGAGAAACTTCAGTTGCACCAGTGGCCCCGTTGGCACCAAATGAGGGCAAGAGTAAAGGTTCTTGCCATCGCTCTCAAATTGTTGTTCTGAAGCCAAACCTTCAAAGGAAAAGTTTCACACCTGTTCTGTCAAGCCAAGAAGCACCACAATATAAACAGAGGAGTGGGACACAACATTCGAAGCCTCCACACCACAGTAAACAATTTTCTCTGCCACGAAACAATGAAGTTCTTGAAGGAGAAAGGGGTTCTGCACTACAGAAGGTTAGAAAACAAACACCTAAAAGCAGTAGCAGGAGGAGACTATCCCAGGAGGAATATAACCTTGAAGTGGATACTGAGAAGGCAAAAGTTAGTTCTAACTCTCATGATGACACCATGCCCTTTtattcaagcattcattctgCTGGACCATCAGTAAGTAGAAAGGCCAGAAAGCACCTCTCAGAACGATGGCAAATGGCCTGTCAATCTGGTTCAGAAAATTCAATTCCTAAAGGCATAAAAACACTAGGTGAAATGCTCGGGCTGTCTGATAGAGATGCACCAAGAGAAACCTCCCACAGAGGAGGATCAGATCCAAACTTCAATCCCTATAATGTTAGGGAGGTGCCAGGCAGCCCTCTTGGCATTAGCAGTAAAGATGGGTGGAAGACAGGGATTTACTGTGAAGATGATTCAAGAGCTGGTACATCAAGGAATTTTCCCAGGTCCAAATCTCTTCCATCCTCATCTACCACTTCTGCAAAATTGTCAGGCAGGAGGCAGTCTGCACCAACCCGTAGGTTGCCCATTCTGAAAGATATATTGAATTCACCCACTGATGAATCTGAAAATGCACATATCAGGAAGAGATCACCAATCAGAAATGCAAAACAGAAAAATGGAAAATCAACTGTCTATCTAGGAAAGGAAAATATGCTACCTGAAAAAGAGATTCATGTAACTTCGGAAAAAGCTAGACACAGCATCTGCATTTCTGATCTTTCTCGGGCAAGCAATATACATACTGAAAAGTGTCCTGATGATGCTATCAGAACTGAGGATCAGGAAGAATCTGATTCTGCTCTTCAACACGATTACAAGGAAAAAACACAAGGTTTTATGGGATGCACATACCAGACACTAGCAACATCATCTCCAGAGACAAAAGAAGTTCTATCAATTCAGAATCAGGATAACATAGAATTGAAG GAGGAAAGGGAACCATCAGTGGAGATTGAAGTTGATCAAGTTGACACTCGAGCAACAGAATCAGCAAGTATTGCAAGTGCTGAAAGTTGTGACTGCTCAAGTCCAACTGCTTTATCGCAACACAGTTCTGGTGAAGAGACTTATTGTGGAATCTTTAAAAGCATCAATGTTGGTATTCAAG aaCTCAGAGAGCAACTGAAGATGCTGAAGATGGAAGACCAAGATGATATTTGTGAAGACTATTCTGGTACATTGTCAAGCGATGAGTTTGACAATGTGAACATCTCAATATACCGATCCATGGAAGAGCAGTTATCTATGTTTAAGGATGAGGAGGACAGGGATTTCTCTTATGTACAGGACATGCTTGCTAGTGTGTGTGACTTACCAGATCACCCAGAAGATTGGCAAGTGAGCTCAGATGTGTTCCTGTGTCTTGAAAACAAGTATAGCAAGCTAGTTTTGTGGTTGAAATCAGACAGGAAACTTCTGTTTGATTTTGTGAACTCTATCTTGGCTGACATGATCATTCCAGACAACGCCTTGCATTCAAAGATCATGATGAAGTGCTTGCCTGAAATAGATCGCGGACAGTTAGCTGAAAACGTCTGGCAAATGGTGCAGAAGCGAAGTAACAATGGACACTTCTTTTTAGAGGATGTTCAGCCTTTGCCATTGGACTATCGTTCTGAGGTAGAACTGGTTGGAATGAATATTGCGAGGATTATTCATGATGACATCATAAGAGATTGTATCGTCGAGTTCATGTCACAGGAGAACTTCAACTACCTTGTTACCAACTAA
- the LOC8068699 gene encoding G-type lectin S-receptor-like serine/threonine-protein kinase At2g19130, with protein MADLMAPLYMLICGLLLSISLHTLPAAMANNGDTLSVGQALVVGDKLISRNGKFAFGFFQFQPASGTTTIVSKSTLSSLGWYLGIWFNKIPVFTPVWIANRDKPITYPELRLTRLKISWDGNLMITILNNNASTAESIIWSTSHFVNRSTAEISTNTTPNATAAVLMDNGNLALIAAGCSSPNGTSLWQSFDYPTDVGLPGSKLGRNKVTGLNRRFISKKNLIDPGLGSYILELDTNGVLSHRRRKPPFVVYLSWSSGKLAYTLVKTLIGLLDSDARTKGLLLPSYVNNHEEEYFTYESLDEASSTFVSIDVSGQIKLNIWSQGKQSWQTVYAQPADPCSLPDVCGSFTVCDGNSSPLFCSCMESFSPNSPHDWEAGDPTRGCVRSIPLECTASNNKNMSSSSSDDMFHTIARVTYPRYPQSIQDAMTQRECAEACLGNCSCTAYSYNNNKCSVWYGELLGVNQNDGVDNFSDQVLYLRLPARDSQDLTRNNKRKPSIVTVASIASCGFIVFMMFLSLLVIWSNKFKWCGMLPLHGNQGSGGGVIAFRYSSLVHATKNFSERLGGGGFGSVFKGLLGDQTMIAVKKLDGARQGEKQFRAEVSSIGLIQHINLVKLIGFCCEGDKRLLVYEHMSKGSLDTHLFKSNASVINWSTRHKIAIGVARGLCYLHQSCRECIIHCDIKPENILLDASFVPKIADFGMAAIVGRDFSRVLTTFRGTAGYLAPEWLSGVAITPKVDIYSFGMVLLEIISGRRNSPEVYSSNSCHVAYFPVQAISKLHAGDIQSLVDPRLQGDLDLEEVERVFKVAFWCIQDNELDRPTMGEIVRALEGLQGLDMPPVPRLLAAITEPSRAA; from the coding sequence ATGGCTGATCTGATGGCTCCCCTCTACATGCTAATCTGCGGGCTCCTTCTCTCCATTTCCCTGCACACCCTTCCTGCCGCAATGGCAAATAATGGTGATACTCTCTCGGTAGGCCAGGCGCTTGTCGTTGGTGACAAACTCATATCAAGAAATGGCAAGTTTGCATTTGGCTTCTTCCAGTTCCAGCCAGCTTCAGGGACGACGACTATCGTCAGTAAGTCCACCTTGTCCTCCCTTGGCTGGTATCTTGGCATATGGTTCAACAAGATCCCAGTGTTTACCCCTGTCTGGATCGCTAATAGGGACAAGCCCATCACATACCCTGAGCTAAGGCTGACACGGCTAAAAATTTCATGGGATGGCAATCTCATGATAACCATCTTAAACAATAATGCCAGCACTGCCGAGTCCATAATTTGGTCCACTTCTCACTTTGTCAATAGGTCGACAGCAGAAATCAGCACAAACACTACTCCTAATGCCACCGCTGCTGTTCTCATGGACAATGGAAACCTTGCCCTCATAGCGGCAGGATGCTCATCACCTAATGGAACATCCTTGTGGCAGAGCTTTGACTACCCAACAGATGTTGGGCTTCCTGGCTCCAAGTTAGGCCGGAACAAGGTCACCGGTCTGAACCGCCGGTTCATCTCAAAGAAGAACCTCATTGATCCAGGCCTTGGCTCATACATACTTGAACTAGACACCAATGGAGTGCTGTCTCATAGGCGCCGAAAGCCTCCTTTTGTTGTGTACCTGTCTTGGTCATCTGGAAAATTGGCCTACACACTTGTAAAAACACTCATTGGGCTGCTAGACTCGGATGCACGCACCAAAGGTTTGCTCCTACCCTCATATGTCAACAACCATGAGGAGGAGTACTTCACGTATGAATCACTGGATGAGGCATCTTCCACATTCGTCTCAATAGATGTCTCAGGTCAGATTAAGCTGAATATTTGGTCACAGGGAAAACAGTCCTGGCAAACCGTATATGCCCAACCTGCTGATCCCTGCAGTCTGCCTGATGTATGTGGATCTTTCACCGTCTGTGACGGCAACTCAAGTCCATTATTTTGTAGCTGTAtggagagcttctctcccaattCACCTCATGATTGGGAAGCCGGCGATCCAACTAGAGGTTGCGTCAGAAGTATTCCCCTAGAATGCACAGCCAGTAACAACAAGAACATGTCAAGTTCTTCATCAGACGACATGTTTCACACCATAGCTCGAGTTACATATCCCCGTTACCCTCAGAGCATACAAGATGCTATGACCCAGAGAGAATGCGCAGAAGCTTGTCTTGGTAACTGCTCCTGCACCGCTTATTCCTACAACAATAACAAATGCTCTGTCTGGTATGGTGAACTGCTTGGTGTAAATCAAAATGATGGCGTCGATAATTTTTCTGATCAAGTTCTTTACCTTCGCCTTCCTGCTAGAGATTCGCAGGATTTGACAAGAAACAATAAAAGAAAACCGAGCATTGTTACTGTGGCAAGCATTGCTAGTTGTGGGTTTATAGTTTTCATGATGTTTTTGTCGTTGTTAGTAATTTGGAGTAACAAATTCAAGTGGTGTGGTATGCTGCCATTACATGGAAATCAAGGCAGTGGTGGTGGAGTTATAGCATTTAGATACAGTAGTTTAGTTCATGCTACTAAAAATTTCTCAGAAAGACTGGGAGGAGGTGGTTTTGGTTCTGTATTCAAGGGATTGTTAGGTGACCAGACTATGATAGCAGTGAAAAAGCTTGATGGTGCCCGTCAGGGAGAGAAGCAGTTTAGGGCCGAGGTGAGCTCAATTGGATTGATCCAACACATCAACCTAGTTAAACTGATTGGTTTCTGCTGTGAAGGTGATAAGAGGCTACTTGTTTATGAACACATGTCAAAAGGGTCTCTCGATACCCATCTATTTAAGAGCAATGCTTCCGTCATAAATTGGAGCACTAGGCATAAAATAGCCATAGGAGTTGCTAGAGGATTGTGCTACTTGCATCAAAGTTGCCGCGAATGCATCATACACTGTGATATTAAGCCAGAAAACATACTTCTAGACGCATCATTCGTTCCTAAGATTGCAGACTTTGGGATGGCAGCAATTGTAGGAAGGGATTTTAGCAGAGTTCTAACCACATTCAGAGGAACCGCAGGGTATCTTGCCCCAGAGTGGCTTAGTGGAGTTGCTATTACACCAAAGGTTGATATCTACAGCTTCGGTATGGTACTGCTTGAAATCATATCAGGAAGGAGGAATTCACCAGAAGTATATAGCAGCAACAGTTGTCATGTTGCATATTTCCCGGTTCAAGCCATCAGTAAGCTTCACGCGGGAGACATACAAAGCTTGGTGGATCCACGATTGCAAGGTGACCTTGATTTGGAAGAGGTTGAAAGGGTTTTCAAAGTTGCATTTTGGTGTATTCAAGATAATGAGTTAGATCGGCCAACGATGGGTGAAATCGTTCGGGCTCTTGAGGGTCTCCAAGGGCTTGATATGCCCCCAGTGCCGAGACTACTTGCAGCTATAACTGAACCTTCTCGTGCAGCTTGA